In Scatophagus argus isolate fScaArg1 chromosome 14, fScaArg1.pri, whole genome shotgun sequence, the following proteins share a genomic window:
- the cenpe gene encoding centromere-associated protein E isoform X5 has translation MTEESAVKVCVRVRPLIAREESAAAENTEPVQLFWKADKRSIHLIDDGTSTKNFSFDRVFTAEETTSQLYQDIAKPLVVSSVEGYNGTIFAYGQTSSGKTFTMMGGDHIPGVIPLAVEDVFQTIKNCPKKEFLLRVSYMEIYNETVTDLLVDSWKRKPLEVRETINKNIYVADLTEELVTSPAQALAWIRKGEKNRHYGKTKMNQRSSRSHTIFRMILESRERSDPASGENADGAIIVSHLNLVDLAGSERASQTGAEGTRFKEGCNINRSLFTLGQVIKKLTDEGQKGFTNYRDSKLTRILQNSLGGNAKTVIICTITPVTLDETLSTLQFASTAKKMKNDPHVTEVSDDGALLKRYRNEIVDLKRRLHEVSSVTQTTATEKEVLSQLLQEKDQLQREQEDRIRNLTKLLVTSSNPVPVQKMPKRRVTWGGKMLRLARPSACGGGSSDLSFAEPLTRKRKADRSCLMELGEDDEDFDSHWEIPDEPSDEMDMSQSSVTVRSFEDSPKDYLYPDRMRELSGKVSTLELQLEMESKQKEEAMTKVETLDGRMAELEVQLQMEAQQKQEALEKIQTAEQKAAELQLQLQTEAQQKQEATEKGDMLEIRIADLERQLEEQGHTQNKADEQMRREFAETIQLCETLAAEKDMVVGERDYLKQELGMFIEQISSLEKENAALSQELDEKRETDEFKSLEEEFRKEHENELQNEISSLKKAVESSELQHLELQNKLETLSEELKKKSDFAEELQNMSGKDLVQEVAKLRRSLDDAEGLSRDTKKDWAVLRSQNITLEEKVVTLTASHEKMDAEVNSLRFQLETEKSRYKKMQSDLQKELNVVFDENTKLTTLLDGKVPKNLIDGVELERTVANLNKELTASREAEGALRAQLEDRMETLQAEMWTLTEKLQSAEAERDKLLCEKEASGQTSTEEAEKLLSRVTSLSEERDELQEALEALRQEKQQLRAQLEDRMEMAQCELQQQLSSEPQSLKEEQEAQRLLQIQQLEEHLEKSKEELNQLKSDLQENVELMIENQEELRVSQENIRVLQDEITTLRSQKAELEGRLSRGGDAETTIQTQELQNQIQTLTEEFERVRAERDGLMSDRKADAQTHGEQVEKLLSRVTSLGQERDELLETLEALRQEKQQLRAELEDRMETLQAEMWTLTEKLQSAEAERDKLLCEKEASGQTSTEEAEKLLSRVTSLGQERDELQEALEALRQEKQQLRAQLEDRMEMISAIQQKASEQEKLNVQQQAEREEQETKLQQEMQQLEQQLQTYREKQTRAEAEAETSQQLLSDANTSISALREQLSSLSQSTSGVKGVASSRLQDSTGQLQEGLRKFQQFVDTCSKYKSSVLDKALKGEKHTYLTSLPKATMNAYSSVCQLGLQTVQSLGNIVEHLQVQAQVYRNLFGELVKKDLAVFEERRLQDVLLCRAQASSYSVKDEDFQTLWEHRLTELLDKRQLYLQKMVSISEKLWANMAHFPSELSAEVGEREKFKEQLQAAFTTQPINFTRLDGILSRELERRSAVIRSWKTTLQGNTDDHNGLCQELKLLEAQADSQLREERSKSSTLLRGLEGAPVKKELSLLKDNQQLVLKLQQSEEQVRALRAQNGQLEEAQIKANSRVSNQKQATQLLQTELQDSRAQVQEREDTIQTLRSKLRESEKNASPSTVELEKLRTKLFKVEVELSSASDKHQQEIQRMTTLLNEKEESLRKLKETLRKSQQHGEESFLQGEDLHARLTNPRGLLIKSSVVLEKTKLEEEVQQLQMKIIELESLVSSQQAEISKWKNRAIKLKVKNKAEVDKPSSPCTPTKRGLPMTSDSSNFLNSPKKFVVTPKKALGSPRKLQDSPKVSLLDSPKSRFFDMGGTSEMLSRTCPKQFFDNSSLGTIPEVSHVPDTPDAEKDAAVGADRKDEWWPQSPKQDEMCKTQ, from the exons atgacagaagagtcggctgttaaagtgtgtgttcgAGTCCGTCCTCTTATTGCGAG GGAAGAAAGTGCTGCAGCGGAGAATACAGAGCCTGTCCAGCTGTTTTGGAAAGCTGATAAGAGATCGATACATCTGATCGATGATGGGACTTCCACCAAGAACTTCAGTTTCG ACCGAGTGTTCACTGCTGAGGAAACGACCAGTCAGCTGTATCAGGACATTGCAAAGCCTCTGGTTGTGTCCTCTGTTGAAGGATACAATG GAACCATTTTTGCTTACGGGCAGACTTCTTCTGGAAAGACGTTCACCATGATGGGGGGTGATCACATTCCTGGAGTGATACCACTGGCTGTGGAAGATGTTTtccaaacaattaaaaat TGTCCAAAGAAGGAGTTTCTTCTCAGGGTTTCTTACATGGAAATCTACAACGAAACTGTGACCGATCTGCTCGTCGACAGCTGGAAGAGAAAACCCCTGGAAGTTCGAGAGACAATCAAT AAAAACATCTATGTGGCTGACCTGACCGAGGAACTGGTAACATCTCCTGCACAAGCTCTGGCCTGGATTCGGAAAGGAGAAA AGAACCGCCACTATGGAAAGACCAAAATGAACCAGCGGAGCAGCCGCTCGCACACCATTTTCCGAATG ATCCTGGAAAGCAGAGAAAGGAGCGACCCAGCATCAGGTGAAAACGCTGATGGAGCCATTATTGTGTCTCACCTG AATTTAGTTGATCTCGCTGGATCTGAGAGAGCAAGTCAAACAGGGGCTGAAG GCACACGATTCAAAGAAGGCTGCAATATCAATCGTAGCCTGTTCACACTCGGCCAAGTGATCAAGAAACTGACTGATGAAGGCCAGAA gGGTTTCACCAACTACAGAGACAGTAAGCTCACTCGCATCCTGCAGAACTCCTTGGGTGGCAACGCTAAAACAGTAATCATCTGCACCATCACTCCTGTCACTCTAGATGAGACCCTCAGCACTCTGCAG TTTGCCAGtactgcaaagaaaatgaagaacGACCCTCACGTGACAGAGGTGTCTGACGACGGGGCTCTGCTCAAAAGGTATCGAAATGAAATCGTAGACCTCAAGCGACGGCTTCACGAG GTTTCTTCAGTCACGCAGACCACAGCGACGGAGAAGGAGGTTCTTTCCCAGCTGCTTCAAGAAAAAGATCAGCTCCAGCGAGAACAGGAGGACAGGATCAGAAACCTGACCAAACTGCTCGTCACCAGCTCCAACCCGGTTCCTGTTCAAAAG ATGCCCAAACGTAGGGTTACGTGGGGAGGAAAGATGCTCAGACTCGCCCGTCCGTCTGCCTGTGGTGGTGGTTCATCTGACCTCAGCTTTGCAGAACCTTTGACTCGAAAGAGGAAGGCAGACCGCTCCTGTCTGATGGAGCTCGGTGAAG ATGATGAGGACTTTGACTCTCACTGGGAGATTCCTGATGAGCCATCGGATGAAATGGACATGAGCCAGAGCTCCGTGACTGTTCGAAGCTTTGAAGACAG tcCCAAAGACTATCTGTATCCAGATCGGATGCGTGAGCTTTCAGGGAAAGTTTCCACTCttgagctgcagctggaaatgGAGAgtaaacagaaagaggaggccaTGACAAAAGTGGAAACATTAGATGGCAGAATGGCAGAGCTGGAAGTGCAGCTGCAAATGGAGGCCCAGCAGAAACAGGAGGCCTTGGAGAAAATACAGACGGCAGAGCAGAAGgcagctgagctgcagctgcagctgcaaacaGAAGCCCAGCAGAAACAGGAGGCCACAGAAAAGGGGGACATGCTGGAGATCCGAATTGCAGACCTGGAGagacagctggaggagcagggcCACACTCAGAACAAAGCCGatgaacag ATGAGAAGAGAGTTTGCAGAGACCATCCAGCTGTGTGAAACTCTGGCTGCAGAGAAG GACATGGTGGTTGGCGAGCGAGACTACCTGAAGCAGGAGCTGGGCATGTTCATCGAGCAGATCTCAAGTCTGGAGAAAGAGAACGCTGCTCTGTCGCAGGAGCTGGACGAGAAGAGGGAGACGGACGAGTTCAAGTCTCTGGAGGAGGAGTTCAGGAAGGAGCACGAG AACGAgttgcaaaatgaaatatcaagCCTGAAGAAGGCTGTCGAGTCCTCTGAGCTCCAGCACCTGGAGCTTCAG AACAAACTAGAAACCCTGtctgaggagctgaagaagaaaagtgaTTTTGCAGAGGAGCTTCAGAatatg AGCGGTAAGGACTTGGTGCAAGAGGTGGCGAAGCTTCGTCGCTCTCTGGATGATGCTGAGGGGCTCAGCAGAGACACCAAGAAGGACTGGGCTGTGCTGCGCAGTCAGAACATCACGCTGGAAGAGAAAGTC GTGACTCTGACTGCCAGCCATGAGAAGATGGACGCTGAGGTGAACAGCCTGCGTTTTCAGCTCGAGACGGAGAAGTCGCGCTATAAAAAGATGCAGAGCGATCTGCAAAAGGAGCTGAACGTTGTGTTCGATGAGAACACCAAGCTCACAACTCTGCTGGATGGGAAAGTCCCAAAAA ACCTGATAGACGGCGTGGAGCTCGAGAGAACAGTGGCTAACCTGAACAAGGAGCTGACGGCATCTCGTGAAGCAGAAGGAGCCCTCAGAGCCCAGCTGGAG GACAGGATGGAGACACTACAGGCTGAG ATGTGGACTCTCACTGAGAAACTCCAGAGTgctgaagcagagagagacaaactgctgtgtgaGAAGGAAGCCAGCGGTCAGACCTCCACGGAGGAGGCGGAGAAGCTGCTGTCCAGGGTGACGTCTCTCAGCGAGGAGAGAGACGAGCTGCAGGAGGCGCTGGAGGCGCTGAggcaggagaagcagcagctcagagccCAGCTGGAGGACAGGATGGAGATG GCGCAGTGTGAgttacagcagcagctcagctctgaGCCGCAGTCGCTGAAAGAAGAACAAGAGGCTCAACGACTTCTGCAG ATCCAACAGCTGGAGGAGCATCTGGAGAAATCAAAAGAGGAGTTGAACCAGTTGAAGTCTGACCTTCAAGAAAATGTAGAACTG ATGATTGAGAACCAAGAGGAGCTGCGTGTGTCTCAGGAGAACATCAGAGTTCTGCAAGATGAGATCACCACGCTGAGGAGCCAAAAGGCAGAGCTGGAgggcaggctgagcagaggggGTGATGCAGAGACTACCATCCAGACACAGGAGCTCCAAAACCAG ATTCAGACGCTGACCGAGGAGTTCGAGAGAGTGCGAGCAGAGCGAGACGGTCTGATGTCCGACAGGAAGGCCGACGCTCAGACACACGGCGAGCAGGTGGAGAAACTGCTGTCCAGGGTGACGTCTCTCGGCCAGGAGAGAGACGAGCTGCTGGAGACGCTGGAGGCGCTGAggcaggagaagcagcagctcagagccgAGCTGGAGGACAGGATGGAGACACTACAGGCTGAG ATGTGGACTCTCACTGAGAAACTCCAGAGTGCTgaagcagaaagagacaaactgctgtgtgaGAAGGAGGCCAGCGGTCAGACCTCCACGGAGGAGGCGGAGAAGCTGCTGTCCAGGGTGACGTCTCTCGGCCAGGAGAGAGACGAGCTGCAGGAGGCGCTGGAGGCGCTGAggcaggagaagcagcagctcagagcgCAGCTGGAGGACAGGATGGAGATG ATCTCAGCCATCCAGCAAAAGGCGAGCGAGCAGGAGAAGCTGAatgtgcagcagcaggctgagagAGAAGAGCAAGAGACCAAGCTGCAACAGGAA ATGCAGCAGCTCGAACAGCAGCTTCAAACGTACAGAGAGAAGCAAACTCGTGCTGAGGCTGAAGCCGAAACCTCACAGCAG ttgctCAGTGATGCCAACACATCCATTTCAGCACTGCGAGAGCAGCTCAGCAGTTTGAGTCAAAGCACCAGTGGAGTCAAAGGGGTGGCGTCGTCACGGCTGCAGGACTCAACTGGGCAGCTTCAG GAGGGCCTCAGAAAATTCCAGCAGTTTGTAGACACTTGTTCCAAGTACAAGTCATCAGTTCTGGACAAGGCCCTAAAGGGGGAGAAGCACACGTATCTGACCTCTCTGCCTAAAGCCACCATGAACGCCTAcagctctgtctgtcagctgggACTGCAGACTGTTCAGAGTCTGGGCAACATCGTg GAGCACCTACAGGTGCAAGCACAGGTCTACAGGAATCTGTTTGGGGAGCTGGTGAAGAAAGACTTGGCTGTTTTTGAGGAGAGGCGTCTGCAGGACGTCCTGCTGTGCAGAGCTCAGGCATCCAGCTACTCTGTGAAAGATGAGGACTTCCAAACCCTGTGGGAACACAGACTGACTGAACTGCTGGACAAGAGGCAGCTCTACCTGCAG AAAATGGTCAGCATCTCGGAGAAGCTCTGGGCCAACATGGCTCATTTCCCCAGCGAGCTGTCGGCCGAGGtcggagagagggagaagttcaaggagcagctgcaggctgcGTTCACCACCCAGCCCATCAATTTCACGAGGCTGGACGGCATCCTGAGCCGCGAGCTGGAGCGCAGATCCGCAGTGATACGCAGCTGGAAGACGACTCTGCAG GGCAACACCGATGACCACAATGGTCTGTGTCaagagctgaagctgctggaggCTCAGGCTGATTCTCagctcagagaggagagaagcaaGAGTTCCACCCTGCTGCGAGGGCTGGAGGGAGCTCCCGTGAAGAAAGAGCTCTCGCTGCTGAAGGACAACCAGCAGCTTGTTCTCAAGCTCCAGCAGAGTGAAGAACAAGTCAGA GCTCTGCGTGCACAAAACgggcagctggaggaggctcAGATCAAAGCCAACAGCAGGGTGTCCAACCAGAAGCAGGCCACCCAGCTCCTGCAGACCGAGCTGCAGGACAGCCGAGCGCAGGTCCAGGAGAGAGAAGATACGATCCAAACCCTCAGGAGCAAACTGCGAGAGTCTGAG AAAAATGCGTCACCCAGCACTGTTGAGCTGGAAAAACTCCGGACTAAACTGTTCAAAGTGGAGGTGGAGTTGAGCTCAGCATCTGATAAACACCAACAGGA GATCCAGAGGATGACCACACTGCTGAACGAAAAGGAGGAGTCGCTAAGGAAGCTGAAGGAGACCTTGAGGAAGTCGCAGCAGCACGGCGAGGAGTCAT TCCTGCAGGGTGAGGACCTTCATGCCAGACTGACCAACCCCAGAGGTTTACTGATCAAGAGCAGCGTTGTGCTGGAGAAGACCAAACTGGAGGAGGAAGTCCAACAGCTTCAGATGAAAATAATCGAGTTGGAAAG CTTGGTGTCCAGTCAGCAGGCCGAGATCAGCAAGTGGAAGAACAGAGCCATCAAGCTGAAGGTGAAGAACAAGGCCGAGGTGGACAAGCCTTCGTCGCCCTGCACTCCGACCAAAAGGGGCCTTCCCATGACCTCAGACTCCTCCAACTTCCTTAACTCACCCAAGAAGTTCGTGGTTACACCCAAGAAGGCCCTGGGCTCCCCCAGAAAGCTGCAGGACTCTCCAAAGGTCTCGTTGCTCGACTCCCCAAAAAGCAGATTCTTTGATATGGGTGGAACCTCAGAGATGCTGTCCAGAACCTGTCCCAAGCAGTTCTTTGATAACTCCAGTCTCGGAACCATTCCAG AGGTGTCCCATGTTCCTGATACACCAGATGCAGAGAAGG ATGCAGCAGTGGGTGCGGACAGAAAGGACGAGTGGTGGCCTCAGTCTCCAAAGCAAGACGAGATGTGTAAAACCCAGTGA